A part of Aegilops tauschii subsp. strangulata cultivar AL8/78 chromosome 2, Aet v6.0, whole genome shotgun sequence genomic DNA contains:
- the LOC109769774 gene encoding protein FAR1-RELATED SEQUENCE 5-like, with amino-acid sequence MDASRGDNAEDGGGGRMHEEGDAARTPSNNSAYPNIMGTGARAISANNSLPSGGTSAHSAGTNASTGAGSLGEQTISEPATPESAGIDADMEGNNMEAYSTPKTPLQGTKFDTLESARDHYSTYARRTGFAIRQQFKKERVDGTISRVLLVCTKYGKRRKDRDELQDVENPASIVKKRKKKKVVRTECEAHMYLPHDDAWWTVDRFEDTHNHPLIKKPSLTKFLSSHRYIPKEEQDFLRVLHGCNVETARQMQLMSWFYGSAKDVPYTTQDIANQRAKFRLEHRHKDVGSTIAYFQEMRAKDSYFYWRIKLDDEDRVENLFWIDGASRRAYAKYNDCLSFDTTYMTNMYKMPCAPFNGINNHGQSIQFGCGFVRNELKENFVWLFNTFLHAMGGVAPKNIITDQDFAMRSAIDGVFLNIIHRNCRWHIMKKAQEKLGKLMAGDKPLNKVFKDCVDNSLTEEEFENKWWAMMDEYGQIDNEHYQWLWENRKCWAPVYYMKHFFPFLQTTARSEGFNAVLKKYMNPNNSLIEFATQYTAIQEKVMVVVAKEQVDTIYKEADMYSLNPIKLQMRGIYTQNLFSKFQVEMKLKTAYGCDTLQDGTFRMWSLRGILPKYGDRDYHVQANKDEGLYSCTCCKFDRDGLLCAHILRVMEHIGVYEIPRRYILDRWTWDPEEDLVQPDYQQPTVKKGMTEEGKNIMRYTSILNDFKEQAKDACTTDEGMTLARKHVNAFRDDMDALKKRQLKKARKEKDEGKEAQMFSSPPGTSATEGVPVAHQGSIPVTHVSGNIFQFQGSHAEGSQSSNTRVILDPPKSTTKGRPREKRFQHPFDIAKPKKERKCRVCGSTDHDKRKCTLPIPH; translated from the exons ATGGATGCTAGCAGAGGAGATAATGCAGAGGATGGAGGAGGAGGTAGAATGCATGAAGAAGGCGATGCAGCGCGCACACCAAGCAACAATTCAGCATACCCAAACATCATGGGGACAG GTGCTCGGGCAATCAGCGCAAACAACAGCTTGCCCAGTGGTGGAACAAGTGCACATAGTGCTGGAACAAATGCAAGCACAGGAGCTGGGAGCCTTGGAGAGCAGACAATAAGCGAACCAGCAACTCCAGAATCTGCTGGGATCGATGCTGATATGGAAGGCAACAACATGGAGGCATATTCCACACCTAAGACACCTTTACAAGGGACAAAATTTGACACCCTGGAGAGCGCACGTGACCACTACAGCACCTACGCGCGCAGGACTGGCTTTGCAATTAGGCAGCAATTCAAGAAAGAGAGGGTTGATGGAACTATAAGCAGGGTGCTACTAGTTTGTACAAAATATGGCAAACGACGCAAGGACAGGGATGAGCTGCAAGATGTGGAAAACCCAGCCAGCATTGTCAAGAAGAGGAAAAAAAAGAAAGTTGTTAGGACTGAATGTGAAGCGCACATGTACCTACCCCACGATGATGCATGGTGGACTGTTGACCGTTTCGAGGACACCCACAATCACCCCCTGATCAAAAAGCCGTCCCTAACAAAATTCTTATCATCACATCGGTACATTCCGAAGGAGGAGCAGGACTTCTTGAGGGTTCTGCACGGATGCAACGTTGAGACTGCGAGGCAGATGCAGCTGATGTCATGGTTCTACGGGAGCGCTAAAGACGTACCCTACACGACACAAGACATTGCTAATCAACGAGCTAAGTTCCGCTTAGAGCACCGCCACAAGGACGTTGGGAGCACAATTGCATACTTCCAAGAGATGAGGGCCAAAGATTCATATTTCTACTGGAGAATCAAACTTGATGATGAGGACAGGGTTGAGAACTTGTTCTGGATAGATGGCGCATCACGCAGGGCATATGCAAAGTATAATGACTGTTTGTCGTTTGACACGACATACATGACAAACATGTACAAGATGCCGTGTGCACCATTCAATGGAATTAATAACCATGGTCAATCCATCCAGTTTGGGTGTGGCTTCGTTCGAAACGAACTAAaggaaaactttgtgtggttgtTTAACACATTCCTCCATGCAATGGGTGGTGTTGCCCCTAAAAACATCATCACAGACCAGGACTTTGCAATGAGGAGTGCGATCGACGGGGTCTTCTTGAACATAATACACAGAAATTGCCGCTGGCATATAATGAAGAAGGCGCAGGAGAAACTTGGAAAACTTATGGCCGGTGATAAACCACTAAACAAAGTGTTCAAAGACTGTGTCGACAACAGCTTGACTG AGGAAGAGTTTGAAAACAAATGGTGGGCAATGATGGACGAATATGGCCAGATCGACAACGAACATTATCAATGGCTGTGGGAAAATAGGAAATGTTGGGCCCCAGTGTACTACATGAAGCATTTCTTTCCATTCTTGCAGACAACTGCAAGGAGCGAGGGATTCAATGCTGTGCTCAAGAAGTACATGAACCCCAACAACTCATTGATTGAATTCGCAACTCAATACACTGCAATCCAGGAGAAAGTAATGGTGGTTGTGGCGAAAGAGCAAGTGGACACAATTTACAAAGAGGCAGACATGTATTCATTGAACCCAATCAAGTTACAGATGCGAGGGATATACACACAAAATCTGTTCTCCAAGTTCCAGGTAGAGATGAAGCTAAAGACTGCTTACGGATGCGACACTTTGCAAGATGGAACCTTCAGGATGTGGTCGCTCCGAGGCATACTACCAAAGTATGGGGATAGGGACTACCATGTGCAGGCGAACAAGGATGAAGGGTTATACTCAtgcacttgctgcaagtttgatCGCGATGGACTATTGTGCGCACACATACTACGAGTAATGGAACATATTGGAGTCTACGAGATACCGAGGAGGTATATCCTGGATAGGTGGACATGGGATCCAGAAGAGGATCTTGTTCAGCCTGATTACCAACAGCCAACAGTTAAGAAGGGAATGACAGAGGAAGGAAAAAATATCATGAGATATACATCTATTCTGAATGATTTCAAGGAACAAGCAAAAGACGCTTGCACTACTGATGAAGGGATGACATTGGCAAGGAAACATGTTAATGCTTTCAGAGACGACATGGATGCACTAAAaaagaggcagctaaagaaagcAAGAAAGGAAAAAGATGAGGGAAAAGAAGCACAAATGTTTTCTTCACCACCAGGGACTAGTGCCACTGAAGGTGTCCCAGTAGCGCATCAAGGAAGCATTCCTGTCACGCATGTGTCTGGCAATATTTTCCAGTTCCAGGGCTCACATGCCGAGGGATCCCAATCATCAAACACAAGAGTGATACTAGACCCACCAAAGTCTACTACAAAAGGGCGTCCGAGAGAGAAAAGATTCCAACACCCATTTGACATTGCAAAGCCAAAAAAAGAGAGGAAGTGTCGAGTCTGCGGGTCGACAGATCATGATAAACGCAAATGTACCTTACCCATCCCGCACTGA